The nucleotide sequence CTTAGTGTATTTGGGATTAAGTGCTTCAACGTTATCCATAAAAAGTTACCGCCAAGTGATTTTGAAGCCAGTACAAATTCATTTTCTTTAATTTTAAGCACTTCTCCACGCACTAACAGCGAATAGTTTAGCCATCTTGTCAATGACATTGCAATAATTATTGTTTTTACACTGTTTCCCATTACAACCATTAATAAAATTATGTAAATCATTGATGGAATGATTAATAAGATTTCCACAATTCTAGTCATTATGGTATCAATAATTCCGCCAAAATATGCTGATACAGCCCCATAAATTGTTCCAAAAACAACACAAATTGCAGCCGTTATCAAGGATAGTTCCATTGAAATTCTTATTCCTTGCGAAAGTCTTGCAAACAAGTCACGTCCAAGGTTATCCGTTCCTAAATAATGCCCTTTTGCAAGTCCCTTTGCTGGACTTAAAAATTTAGCTGATAAATCCTGAGCTCTATAAGAATATTTTGTCAAACTTTGCCCAAAAATTGCTAAAAATAGGAAAATAAGTGTTATTCCTAAAAACGATAAAGCTAATTTATTTTTCTTGAATCTTCTCCATCCATCCTGCCAGAATGTTAAACTTGGTTTGTAGATTTCTTCACTTTGAGTGGTGTCTGCACCTACGATTTTAAAATCTTCAGGTGTTGGGATATAATCATTTTCAGTTATAATTTTTTTTATATTTTCTGCCACTATATTTCATCTCCTTTTCCAAGTTTAATTTTAGGATCAACCATAACGTATACAATATCAACAAGTATCATCATTATAATAAGGAATATCGCATAAAACACAGTAACTCCAAGTACCATCGTGTAATCCCTGTCATTGATACTGTCTACAAAGTATTTTCCTAATCCTGGAATCGAAAACATCTTTTCAATTACAAATGAACCTGTCAGAACCGCAGCAATTGTCGGCCCCATTATTGTAATAATTGGTAAAATTGCATTTCTTAAAGCATGTTTAAAAACGATATTTTTTGGTTTTACCCCTTTTGCAATCGCCAATCTTATATAATCCTGTCCCATTACCTCGATCATCTTATCTCTTAATAACCGTGCAATCAATGCCACTGTGTAAAGTCCAAGTGCAACAACCGGCAATATTTTTTTCTCAGGCCTGTCCCATCCTGATAACAAAATCCTTACAAGTGGTAAATTATATTCATCGATTAAGATACCATTATGTATATCGACAAAATACTTCTGCATTAGTCCCGCTAATACAAAACTCGGTACGGATATTCCAATTATTGCCACAATCATCGCTAACCTATCCTGATATTTTCCTCTTTTCAAAGCTGCGACAATCCCAAGTGGAATTCCTAAAGCCAATGCAAAGATAATAGATCTGGCTCCCAGATCTGCTGATGTCAGAAAACTTTTCTTAATAACATCATTAACAGTTCTTCCCCGAACTTTCATGGATGCCCCCAGATCCCCTTTTGCTATGTTTTTCAGGTATTCAACATACTGTTCCCCAAGTGGACGATCCAAATGGTATTTTGCCATTAGATTTTCCTTTACTTTAGGTGGAATCGCTTTTTCACTTTGAAACGGATCACCCGGTAACATATGTATCAGAAAGAATGTAATAGTAATAACCAGCCACAACGTTACAAGCCCCATTGCGATTCTCTTAATTAAAAACTTTAAAATATTTTTCATACTCGCTTCCTTTCACTAAAATTTTATATACCTATATTATATCTTATATTCAGTAAGTTTTGCAAGCAATTTTGTTTATAATGAGTATTTTTTTACTATTAATTTTTTTTATGGATAAATAATAGTTCTCTAAATATAATATATTTACTGAATTTCAAGCAATATAAAAAATAGCCTAAATTTATATTAAAATTAAATATAAAAATTTAGACTACTTGTTTATTTATAAAAAAATTCGATTCAGAATAAAAGTTATGGCTATATTTATGTGCTGTTAAACTGCTTATTCCCATTCAGGCATATTTATAGTTCCAGCTTTGTCAATAAGACGTTTTCTATTCAAATTCAGTTTTTATATGTATTGCAACGATTTAACCATCCTGCCAGCCATTTTTTCTCGTTTCTTGCAGGATCAGAGTTTTTTACACGTCTTTCAAGAACGAATTTTGCAGAGTCGCTAAATTCTTCAAGAGCCGCTTTCCCACTGCCGGTACCTTTCATATTTTCCAAGACTTGCAGAAGTCCCCAGCCATCCCCGTTGTAAGTTTCAGTCCGGGAAGTTCCTTCACCTTTGAAATTCACGTAATCAATCAATGGATATAGCCCGTTTGGAGAGTGTGCAACACGGTAAAATTGTTTTTTTACATTTTCTGGATTATCCGCTATTTCCAACATTTTCTCCAACGAGTTTTCAAGTCGCTCAAAAATAAACGAAACTTGAATAGCCTTTGTATTATAAAGGAAATTTATCAATTCGACAATATCCTTATTTCCAATACTTCTAAGTTTAAAAAGTTCCTCACGGCTTTCCCAAGGCGAATAACTGTTTTCTTCAACAATCTTAGGCAATTTTATATCATGCTTCCTATAATACGCAACAAGCTGCGGAAAACTCTCTGCAAATCTTCCCCGCTGCCCCTGTTTGTACCAAATAAAATGCCCAATTCCCAGCGATGGGAAATCTTCCCCTGTATTCCAGTAAACAAGATCCTCCTTTTTTCCGCCAGCCTCATTCTTAAAAATCTTCTCAGCCACAACATCCAGTTCCGCCTTTGAAATTGTAAGTCCAGCTTTCTTATTCGTATCCATGGCATCAGGTTTTGAAGGCATTTTTGCCACGTTTTTATTGGAAAGTCCAAATGACGCCATCGAAATTGCCATAATACTGGCTAAAATTAATAATTTACATTTATTTCTTTTCATAAGTCCACTCCTTTTTTATTAAAATTATCGTTTTAAAATATTTAGCTTTTTTAGTAAAAATACAAAAGTAATTTTATTACATTATAACAACTTTTTAACAGTTTTTCACTTTTTTTTATCTTAGATGAAATTTAATAAAAGTGATATTTACACTTGCAATTTACTTTTCTCTGTCCCTGGGGAGGTTTTATTTTGCAGTAATTCAAATACGTGATATAATAACAACATATATTTCAAAAATTGGGAGTGAAAATGGCTAAAATAATGGAAGAAGAAAATATAAATTATGAAACAAAGGCTATTCATAAGGAAATTGTGGAAAAAGTGGAAAAATTAATGCCAGAAGAGGAAGTTATATATGATTTGGCAGATTTTTTTAAGATACTGGGAGATACCACGAGAATGAGGATATTAAGCGCCTTATTTCATGAGGAAATGTGTGTTTATGATATTGCAAATCTGTTGAAAATGACACAGTCTGCTATTTCACATCAGCTTCGGGTATTGAAGCAGGGCAGATTTGTAAAACATAGAAAAGAAGGGAAAGTTGTCTATTATTCGCTGGAAGATGAGCATATAAAGCATATTGTGGAGCAGGGGATGACACATATTCTGGAAAAAAGATAATCTTTAAATTTGTAAGTCAAATAATTTTGCTATACAAACAATATTAAATATGATATAATTACAAAAAAGTAAAGGAGATAAAAATATGACAGAAATTAAAAATAAAGTAACATTTAAAGGAAACCCAGTAACTCTTGTGGGAAATGAAGTAAAAGCCGGTGATACAGCACCTGACTTTACAGTTTTATCACCCGAGCTAAAGGAAGTGAAATTGAGCGACTATAAAGGAAAAGTTGTGGTAATAGCAGTATTTCCATCAGTTGACACAGGAGTGTGTGCATTACAGCTGGCAAGATTTAATCAGGAGGCGGCAAGTTTTGGAGATGATGTCCAATTATTAACTATTTCGGCTGATTTACCCTTTGCACTTGGCAGATATTGTGCAGATAAGGGGATTGCAAACGCTTTGACAGCATCAGATCATAGAGAGTTGGATTTTGGGACAAAATATGGTTTTGTAATAAAAGAGTTGAGACTGTTGTCAAGAGGAACAGTTATTGTTGATAAAGATGGTGTTATAAGATATGTGGAATATGTATCAGAAGTTGGAGAACATCCAGATTATGAAAAAGCGTTGAAAGTAATAAAAGAATTAGCTAAATAGTTTTTTTATTTTAAACTGGAAAAATATAAAAAAACTAAACAACAGATTTTATTTAAGGAATTATAACTAATCAAATTAGAAATAATTCCTTTTTATTATTTTCCAGTTTCTTGGTAAATATTTTTTATATTTGATTATTAATTTCAATTCCAGAATTTACTTTTCCCCCTTTTCTTCCATGTACAATCACTAAATCCGTTTTTTTATATTTATTAACTTCAATTTTCAATATATTCATATTATTCGCATAAATATATCTAAACACATCATTTAGCCTGTCATTCGGCACAATTATAAAAAATTCCCCATAATTTTTTAAAAGCCTTCTTATTTCCTGAAAAAGCTCTTCTAATGTAAGCAAAACTTCATATTTACTGATTTTCTCCGCTTCATCTTCCG is from Leptotrichia trevisanii DSM 22070 and encodes:
- a CDS encoding ArsR/SmtB family transcription factor; the encoded protein is MAKIMEEENINYETKAIHKEIVEKVEKLMPEEEVIYDLADFFKILGDTTRMRILSALFHEEMCVYDIANLLKMTQSAISHQLRVLKQGRFVKHRKEGKVVYYSLEDEHIKHIVEQGMTHILEKR
- a CDS encoding ABC transporter permease, which produces MAENIKKIITENDYIPTPEDFKIVGADTTQSEEIYKPSLTFWQDGWRRFKKNKLALSFLGITLIFLFLAIFGQSLTKYSYRAQDLSAKFLSPAKGLAKGHYLGTDNLGRDLFARLSQGIRISMELSLITAAICVVFGTIYGAVSAYFGGIIDTIMTRIVEILLIIPSMIYIILLMVVMGNSVKTIIIAMSLTRWLNYSLLVRGEVLKIKENEFVLASKSLGGNFLWITLKHLIPNTLSVIIIRLTTDIPNIIFTEAFLSFIGLGVPIPQASLGNLVFDGFVNMTSYPYLFIIPSVVISLITLAFNIVGDALNDALNPKLRD
- a CDS encoding ABC transporter permease, with the translated sequence MKNILKFLIKRIAMGLVTLWLVITITFFLIHMLPGDPFQSEKAIPPKVKENLMAKYHLDRPLGEQYVEYLKNIAKGDLGASMKVRGRTVNDVIKKSFLTSADLGARSIIFALALGIPLGIVAALKRGKYQDRLAMIVAIIGISVPSFVLAGLMQKYFVDIHNGILIDEYNLPLVRILLSGWDRPEKKILPVVALGLYTVALIARLLRDKMIEVMGQDYIRLAIAKGVKPKNIVFKHALRNAILPIITIMGPTIAAVLTGSFVIEKMFSIPGLGKYFVDSINDRDYTMVLGVTVFYAIFLIIMMILVDIVYVMVDPKIKLGKGDEI
- the tpx gene encoding thiol peroxidase, with the translated sequence MTEIKNKVTFKGNPVTLVGNEVKAGDTAPDFTVLSPELKEVKLSDYKGKVVVIAVFPSVDTGVCALQLARFNQEAASFGDDVQLLTISADLPFALGRYCADKGIANALTASDHRELDFGTKYGFVIKELRLLSRGTVIVDKDGVIRYVEYVSEVGEHPDYEKALKVIKELAK